GTAGACCTACTTAtctattttgctttttttggCTTTAGaaactttatctattttggtttttgggCTGCCTGTAAGGCTTTAGATCCCTCTTCATGCAAGTTTAGCTCTTTTAAGCATGTTGATAAGGGTATGGTGGTTTTAGTAAAATGTTATGTTAATATTATGGTATATATAACATCTATGCTTTTGTGTAACTCTtttaaacatacaaaattacTATACAAATATGATTGATGCAAAACAGAACATACTTCATATTGGTACTTACATTAATGTCCACCAAAATACATTATATAGCACACGTCCAAACTACATTAATTCATTAACATCCAAACTACATTTCTAACATATATAGTACACATCCAAGCAGTGTTAATAACATATATAGCACATCCAAGCAACTagccaaaaaacaaaacataagtAGAGGATAAGCTATAGAGAAGTAAAAGCACACTTACTTGAAATGCAGACAAAAACCATACAACAAGGTTCAAGGATCCAGATTCGCCCTCCACCCGATAGGACTGCAGGATGCGCACGAGCTTCCTTGGGGTGAATAGTATGGCTTAGATGCAACCTCTGAGTGCTTCAATTGCAGGAGTCCGATGgctttgatttctttttcattgGTCGAACATCGATCACTAACATGATCGGGGTCCTCGAATAGTTTGCGTCGTGCTTTCTCCTTAACTGGCCATACAGGGGAGTTCACTTCTTCACTCAAAGCTTGAAGCGGCGAGATTACTGGAGCATGCAGAGGAGCTTTATCACTTGAGTCCGACAGGATGATTAAAGTTTGCTCATCTTCCTCAACCTTCGCTTGCTCATCACCGAAAAGAGTTACAAGCTCATCGTAGATGGGTTCTCCATTGTGGTAGTAAGCCTCAGCTAGCTTATTTTTCTGTGGGAATGAAAGCATTAGTCATGtcctatttcttaaaacattgaattaattatagtgTTGCATACCTTAAAAATCTCTCGCCACACTTGGCTAGGAGTTACCACAACATTTGACTGAGTTTTCCAGAAAGTGTCATCGATCTTGATGACTTCTGTGAAGCAATTATACCTGCTCTCAAGATGTCGGAACCTCTCGTACATCTCAGCCCAAGTTACCCCACAACCAAATCCCTTTTGAATAGCTACGGTGGCTGAGTTACCCCACAACCAAGATGTCTGGTACAACTTTCTCTCCCCActgcatttctttttttttctggatAATTGTTTGGACGAGCAGCGAATCCATTTCTGGGGTCCAATGCTTCTTGTAGAAAAAGACATGTTGCTGAGGTATGTTGAGAGCCATCTTAGGAATAATTGCAAGTATGAAATGCTACAACTCAGCTGCCCACTTCTATTTCAAGGATTAGTATGTCTATATATGTGACAACTCGCATTTTTTgtataagaaattaatgttTAACACCGACCCACTTCTACTTTATATTAATAGCTATAAATTGTGATGTGGCTTGGGGTAGTTGGCTGCAATTGCAAGTTGCTCAATCATATCAATAATCAATTCTTTACAATATTGAAATACACAAATTGTTGGAATTGGCGATTGTATAAACGAAAATAGaacgagaaaaaaaacaacacaCAAAGGAATTTTACGTGGTTCGGTTTTATCAAACCTACGTCCACGGGAAACTATATGGGGATCTTTATTCACAACTACAAGATGAAGAAGATTACAATGGGAATCACGAATGGAATGAAGAACAACACTCACGCTCGCAATCTAATCACAAGACTTGAACTCTAGTGTTTcactcttcctctctctcttcttttctccCTCTGTTTCTGGATGCTTTCGGTTGAATGAAGTGAAACCGTGTCACACACACTATATATACCAGCTGCTCCttgttagttataactaactcaATCTGCAACTCATATACTTAGCTGTGGTGCTGGTGTACATGCACCCTCACTCCAAGGCAACTGATCCGAGCCAGGTCCGAGCCAGGTCCGAGCCAAGTCTCATGACCACAAACCTAACACTTACTACTTGCAGTAACACCTTCAGCTGcaatagaaataatttatagGAGCTTCTTGCTATTTTCATTCCCGAGACCATTATCATCAAGATCGTATATACCAAGGTGGAATGATAATT
The genomic region above belongs to Salvia hispanica cultivar TCC Black 2014 chromosome 3, UniMelb_Shisp_WGS_1.0, whole genome shotgun sequence and contains:
- the LOC125210940 gene encoding uncharacterized protein LOC125210940; the encoded protein is MSFSTRSIGPQKWIRCSSKQLSRKKKKCSGERKLYQTSWLWGNSATVAIQKGFGCGVTWAEMYERFRHLESRYNCFTEVIKIDDTFWKTQSNVVVTPSQVWREIFKKNKLAEAYYHNGEPIYDELVTLFGDEQAKVEEDEQTLIILSDSSDKAPLHAPVISPLQALSEEVNSPVWPVKEKARRKLFEDPDHVSDRCSTNEKEIKAIGLLQLKHSEVASKPYYSPQGSSCASCSPIGWRANLDP